A stretch of the Pelmatolapia mariae isolate MD_Pm_ZW linkage group LG23, Pm_UMD_F_2, whole genome shotgun sequence genome encodes the following:
- the mbd3b gene encoding methyl-CpG-binding domain protein 3b isoform X1 has protein sequence MEKKRWDCTALPKGWKMEEVTRKSGLSAGKSDVYYFSPSGKKFRSKPQLARYLGNQMDLSSFDFRTGKMLMSKLNKNRQRLRYDNNSQNKGKPDLNTSLPVRQTASIFKQPVTKVTNHPNNKVKTDPQKAVDQPRQLFWEKKLSGLNAYDIAEELVKTMELPKGLQGVGPGCTDKTLLSAIASALHTSAAPITGQLSAAVEKNPGVWLNTAQPLCKAFIVTDEDIRKQEELVYSVRKRLEEALMADMLAHVEEAANEGEALKEEGNGSEDMESV, from the exons ATGGAGAAGAAAAGGTGGGATTGCACTGCTCTCCCCAAAGGCTGGAAAATGGAAGAAGTGACCAGAAAGTCCGGTTTGTCAGCTGGAAAGAGCGATGTCTATTATTTTAG TCCATCTGGGAAGAAGTTTCGGAGCAAGCCTCAGCTGGCCCGTTACCTTGGTAACCAGATGGACCTCAGCTCTTTTGATTTCCGCACGGGGAAGATGCTGATGAGCAAGCTGAACAAGAATCGCCAGAGACTGCGATACGATAACAACAGCCAGAACAAG GGTAAACCTGACCTGAACACATCACTCCCAGTCAGACAGACGGCCTCCATCTTTAAGCAGCCCGTTACCAAGGTTACCAACCATCCCAACAACAAAGTGAAGACGGACCCTCAGAAAGCCGTTGACCAGCCCAGACAG TTATTTTGGGAGAAGAAACTCAGTGGTCTGAATGCTTATGACATTGCAGAGGAGCTGGTGAAAACAATGGAACTGCCTAAAGGCCTGCAAG GTGTCGGTCCAGGTTGCACAGATAAAACTCTCCTGTCGGCGATTGCCAGCGCTCTGCACACGAGCGCTGCTCCAATCACCGGGCAGCTGTCCGCCGCTGTGGAGAAGAACCCGGGAGTCTGGCTCAACACTGCTCAGCCGCTGTGCAAGGCCTTCATAGTCACTGATGAAGACATCCG gaagcaggaggagctggtgTACAGCGTGAGGAAGCGGCTGGAAGAGGCACTCATGGCCGATATGTTGGCCCACGTCGAGGAGGCTGCCAATGAAGGAGAGGCTTTAAAGGAAGAGGGCAATGGCAGTGAAGACATGGAGAGTGTATAG
- the mbd3b gene encoding methyl-CpG-binding domain protein 3b isoform X2, with amino-acid sequence MDKNDRGEEQDEEQRQERGEAGRLYSLCPSGKKFRSKPQLARYLGNQMDLSSFDFRTGKMLMSKLNKNRQRLRYDNNSQNKGKPDLNTSLPVRQTASIFKQPVTKVTNHPNNKVKTDPQKAVDQPRQLFWEKKLSGLNAYDIAEELVKTMELPKGLQGVGPGCTDKTLLSAIASALHTSAAPITGQLSAAVEKNPGVWLNTAQPLCKAFIVTDEDIRKQEELVYSVRKRLEEALMADMLAHVEEAANEGEALKEEGNGSEDMESV; translated from the exons ATGGATAAAAACGA CAGAGGAGAAGAGCAAGATGAGGAACAGAGGCAAGAGAGGGGGGAGGCGGGTCGGTTGTATAGTTTGTG TCCATCTGGGAAGAAGTTTCGGAGCAAGCCTCAGCTGGCCCGTTACCTTGGTAACCAGATGGACCTCAGCTCTTTTGATTTCCGCACGGGGAAGATGCTGATGAGCAAGCTGAACAAGAATCGCCAGAGACTGCGATACGATAACAACAGCCAGAACAAG GGTAAACCTGACCTGAACACATCACTCCCAGTCAGACAGACGGCCTCCATCTTTAAGCAGCCCGTTACCAAGGTTACCAACCATCCCAACAACAAAGTGAAGACGGACCCTCAGAAAGCCGTTGACCAGCCCAGACAG TTATTTTGGGAGAAGAAACTCAGTGGTCTGAATGCTTATGACATTGCAGAGGAGCTGGTGAAAACAATGGAACTGCCTAAAGGCCTGCAAG GTGTCGGTCCAGGTTGCACAGATAAAACTCTCCTGTCGGCGATTGCCAGCGCTCTGCACACGAGCGCTGCTCCAATCACCGGGCAGCTGTCCGCCGCTGTGGAGAAGAACCCGGGAGTCTGGCTCAACACTGCTCAGCCGCTGTGCAAGGCCTTCATAGTCACTGATGAAGACATCCG gaagcaggaggagctggtgTACAGCGTGAGGAAGCGGCTGGAAGAGGCACTCATGGCCGATATGTTGGCCCACGTCGAGGAGGCTGCCAATGAAGGAGAGGCTTTAAAGGAAGAGGGCAATGGCAGTGAAGACATGGAGAGTGTATAG
- the LOC134620241 gene encoding cytochrome b-c1 complex subunit 10-like produces the protein MVQKILNKIIGAKYIGIARTWVPNMVAWGTVGGVALIHFTDWRLVLDYVPYIRGKFKTDE, from the exons ATGGTtcagaaaatattaaataaaatcatcGGAGCCAAGTACATAGGTATTGCGAGGACGTG GGTCCCAAACATGGTTGCCTGGGGAACAGTGGGCGGCGTGGCACTCATTCACTTCACAGATTGGCGATTAGTGCTAGACTATGTGCCATACATTAGAGGGAAGTTCAAGACGGACGAGTAA
- the mbd3b gene encoding methyl-CpG-binding domain protein 3b isoform X3 → MDKNDPSGKKFRSKPQLARYLGNQMDLSSFDFRTGKMLMSKLNKNRQRLRYDNNSQNKGKPDLNTSLPVRQTASIFKQPVTKVTNHPNNKVKTDPQKAVDQPRQLFWEKKLSGLNAYDIAEELVKTMELPKGLQGVGPGCTDKTLLSAIASALHTSAAPITGQLSAAVEKNPGVWLNTAQPLCKAFIVTDEDIRKQEELVYSVRKRLEEALMADMLAHVEEAANEGEALKEEGNGSEDMESV, encoded by the exons ATGGATAAAAACGA TCCATCTGGGAAGAAGTTTCGGAGCAAGCCTCAGCTGGCCCGTTACCTTGGTAACCAGATGGACCTCAGCTCTTTTGATTTCCGCACGGGGAAGATGCTGATGAGCAAGCTGAACAAGAATCGCCAGAGACTGCGATACGATAACAACAGCCAGAACAAG GGTAAACCTGACCTGAACACATCACTCCCAGTCAGACAGACGGCCTCCATCTTTAAGCAGCCCGTTACCAAGGTTACCAACCATCCCAACAACAAAGTGAAGACGGACCCTCAGAAAGCCGTTGACCAGCCCAGACAG TTATTTTGGGAGAAGAAACTCAGTGGTCTGAATGCTTATGACATTGCAGAGGAGCTGGTGAAAACAATGGAACTGCCTAAAGGCCTGCAAG GTGTCGGTCCAGGTTGCACAGATAAAACTCTCCTGTCGGCGATTGCCAGCGCTCTGCACACGAGCGCTGCTCCAATCACCGGGCAGCTGTCCGCCGCTGTGGAGAAGAACCCGGGAGTCTGGCTCAACACTGCTCAGCCGCTGTGCAAGGCCTTCATAGTCACTGATGAAGACATCCG gaagcaggaggagctggtgTACAGCGTGAGGAAGCGGCTGGAAGAGGCACTCATGGCCGATATGTTGGCCCACGTCGAGGAGGCTGCCAATGAAGGAGAGGCTTTAAAGGAAGAGGGCAATGGCAGTGAAGACATGGAGAGTGTATAG